GCCCTCGGTGTGGCGCTCCCACGCCGGGCCAGTCCTTCGGCGTCGTCTCGATCATCATCAGCCGCCCCGGCGCGCCCGGCGTGCAGTGCTTCGCCATGTACGCCTCGAACGCGGGGCCGTCGAAGCCGAAGCCGTGCTGCGGTGCCGCGGGCGCGCGCTCGCTCAGGTGGATCGGCGATTTGTTGAGGTCGAAGGGTCCCCGTGTCGCAGTCGTTCATGTGATCTCTCCTTTGCTCATCGCCGCGTGGAAGCGCCGGACGATCTCGTCGGGCGCAAGCTCTTCTCGCCGCGTGGCGAGGAGCCAAACGTGGCCGAACAGATCGACGATCGAGCTGCGCCGCTCGCCGTCGACCTGATTCTCGGGCGCGCTCTTCTCCGTTGCGCCGGCAGCGCACGCGCGCGCGTGGGTCGCATCCACGTCGGGCACGAGCAGGTGCAGCTCCACCGGCGATCCGCCGAGCCGCTTTGGGCTCGCGAAGCCTTGCTCGGGGAACTCGTAGGCGAGCATCAGCGTGCCATCCCGGATGGAGAGATCGGCGTGGCCGATCCTGCCGTCGGGCATCGCGAGGCGAATGTGCTCCCGCGCGCCGAACACGCGCGCGTAGAAGTCGATCGCTTCGCTCGCGGGGCTCGCAATCAAGTACGGCGTCGGCATGCGTCTCCTCGTTTGCGCGTGAACCTCGCCCGCCGCTTCCCGCGAGTCTTGAAGGAATCCGACACGTGCGCCGCGTTCAGGCCACGGCCGTGCGCCCCACACCGAGCGTCTGCGCCTCGGCGAGCGTTGGCGGCACGCCCGCGAACTGACGCACGTCGCGCACGAGGTGCGACTGGTCGGCGTAGCCGAGCGCGAGCGCCGCATCTGCCCAGTTCGCGCTCGCACCGCTGTGCACGTGCGCCATCAGCGCTTCGAAGCGCGCGAGGCGTGCGAACAGCTTCGGCGAGACGCCCACGTTCTCCGCGAAGGCGCGCTCGAGGCGGCGCTCGCTCCAGCCGAGCTCGCGCGCGAGCGCCGCGATGCGCACGCGGCCGGCATGGCGCTCGATCTCAGCGACGGCCCACGCGAGCTCGCGCAGAGCCGCGGGTGGCTTCGCTCTCCGCGCGTTCGCGACGAAGCGCTCGACCGCGTCGAGGCGATCGTCCCAGCTGGCGAGCTCGCCGAGCCGCACCGGCAGATCGCGCTGCTCGCGCGGGAGCAGGTCGCTTGCCGAAACGACCCGCTGCGCGAGATCCGCCGGCGGCACGCCGAATACGAAGTGCGCGGCGAGCGGGCTGAGCAGCAGCTCGACGCCGAGCTGATGTCCCGAGAACGCCGTGCGCGTGGGGCGTTCGTGGATGCGCGCGACG
The window above is part of the Deltaproteobacteria bacterium genome. Proteins encoded here:
- a CDS encoding VOC family protein, producing the protein MPTPYLIASPASEAIDFYARVFGAREHIRLAMPDGRIGHADLSIRDGTLMLAYEFPEQGFASPKRLGGSPVELHLLVPDVDATHARACAAGATEKSAPENQVDGERRSSIVDLFGHVWLLATRREELAPDEIVRRFHAAMSKGEIT
- a CDS encoding AraC family transcriptional regulator; its protein translation is MERAARVVEHRLPRSVLCVVERAPDPSCAPWVRACFGYEERAAAPLVKHEFANTSVVVIFEIGTPIEVGEGAQAARRVGGFVARIHERPTRTAFSGHQLGVELLLSPLAAHFVFGVPPADLAQRVVSASDLLPREQRDLPVRLGELASWDDRLDAVERFVANARRAKPPAALRELAWAVAEIERHAGRVRIAALARELGWSERRLERAFAENVGVSPKLFARLARFEALMAHVHSGASANWADAALALGYADQSHLVRDVRQFAGVPPTLAEAQTLGVGRTAVA